In Puntigrus tetrazona isolate hp1 chromosome 7, ASM1883169v1, whole genome shotgun sequence, the following are encoded in one genomic region:
- the scube2 gene encoding signal peptide, CUB and EGF-like domain-containing protein 2 isoform X6 produces MGAVWTARLLCLFLLLLNTRQSAAVPHNTDSDQCADGSDACHIDAICQNTPTSYKCTCKTGFKGDGKHCEDIDECDLEYNGGCVHECNNIPGNYRCTCLDGFHLAHDGHNCLDVDECVFNNGGCQHVCVNTMGSYECRCKEGFFLSDNQHTCIHRSVGLSCMNKEHGCAHICKETPKGGVACECRPGFELAKNQRGCILTCNHGNGGCQHICEDTEQGPICRCHVRYTLHTDGRACVETCAVNNGGCDSTCKDTSTGVRCSCPVGFTLQPDGKSCKDIDECELHNGGCDHYCRNTIGSFECNCRKGFKLLTDERSCQDIDECFFERTCDHTCVNSPGSFQCVCNKGYTLYGLAHCGDINECSLNNGGCEHTCENTMGGFECHCHAGHKLHWNKKDCIEAEDSALVPPPARPTLNCSKQGGGELCYLTCKSQVHISSGAEDSYTVTCGMPLPCHAGGQWKGNGSHCQGSGIKTIATFKSGQGKCNLKRSQENLAQSFKTTLSDKRATENVQFSFVSLHCASSSRQHRSRHGRKAGEEEGSSITAQFELDVNLEEVTAEGCDLACVRRRSEKRLRKTIRTLRKSINREQFHLHFAGSEYELAKKLVRPADPPDHCGTGQILLDKKCVKCSVGTYYDGEQGRCFLCPPGTYQDEEGQVSCDVCPGPEGRGIPRTPGARNISECGGQCRPGQFSHDGFVPCLSCPQGTYQPEVGRTSCFPCGGSLTTKYDGSVSFQDCETKVQCSPGHYYNTSTHRCIRCPIGTYQMEFGQNYCIACPGNTTTDFDGSTNIMQCKNRHCGGELGEFTGYIESPNYPGNYPANIECTWTITPPPKRRILVVVPEIYLPIEDECGDYLVMRKSSLPNSVTTYETCQTYERPIAFTSRSKKLWIQFRSNEGNSGKGFQVPYVTYDEDYQELIEDIVRDGRLYASENHQEILKDKKLMKALFDVLAHPQNFFNYTAQESREMFPKSFIRFLRSKVLRFLRP; encoded by the exons ATGGGAGCTGTTTGGACTGCACGGCtcctctgtttgtttttgctcttgTTAAATACTCGCCAAAGCGCCGCAGTTCCTCACAACACTG ATTCAGATCAGTGCGCAGACGGAAGCGATGCCTGTCACATTGATGCTATTTGTCAGAATACCCCGACTTCATACAAGTGCACTTGTAAAACAGGATTTAAAGGGGACGGGAAACATTGTGAAG ACATTGATGAATGTGATCTGGAATACAATGGCGGCTGTGTACACGAATGTAACAACATACCCGGCAATTACCGCTGTACTTGCCTTGATGGCTTTCATTTGGCACATGATGGACACAACTGTCTAG ATGTGGATGAATGCGTCTTCAACAATGGTGGCTGTCAGCATGTATGTGTCAACACCATGGGAAGCTATGAGTGCCGCTGCAAGGAAGGCTTTTTCCTGAGTGACAATCAACACACATGCATCCATCGCTCCGTGG GCCTGAGCTGCATGAATAAAGAACACGGCTGTGCTCACATCTGTAAGGAAACACCCAAAGGTGGCGTCGCCTGTGAGTGCCGGCCGGGTTTTGAGCTGGCCAAGAACCAGCGGGGCTGCATCC TGACCTGTAACCACGGCAATGGGGGCTGCCAGCACATCTGTGAGGACACGGAGCAGGGGCCCATCTGCAGGTGTCACGTCAGGTACACCCTGCACACAGATGGCAGAGCCTGTGTAG AGACGTGTGCGGTGAATAACGGAGGCTGTGACAGCACCTGTAAGGACACATCCACAGGTGTACGCTGCAGCTGCCCAGTAGGATTTACTCTTCAACCTGATGGCAAGTCCTGCAAAG acATTGATGAGTGTGAGCTCCATAACGGTGGCTGTGACCACTACTGCAGGAACACCATTGGCAGTTTCGAATGTAACTGTCGTAAAGGCTTCAAACTGCTGACGGACGAGCGTTCGTGCCAGG ATATTGACGAGTGCTTTTTCGAGAGGACGTGCGACCACACTTGTGTAAACTCACCTGGTAGTTTCCAGTGTGTTTGCAACAAGGGCTACACGCTTTATGGGCTTGCCCATTGTGGAG ACATAAACGAATGTAGTTTGAACAATGGAGGATGTGAACACACCTGTGAAAACACCATGGGAGGCTTTGAGTGCCACTGTCATGCTGGTCACAAGCTGCACTGGAACAAGAAAGACTGTATCG AAGCAGAGGACTCTGCACTAGTGCCGCCACCTGCCAGGCCCACTCTTAACTGCAGTAAGCAGGGAGGGGGTGAGCTCTGCTACCTGACCTGCAAGTCGCAGGTTCATATCAGCAGTG GAGCTGAAGATTCATACACCGTGACCTGTGGCATGCCCCTGCCGTGCCACGCGGGAGGACAGTGGAAAGGGAACGGCTCACATTGTCAAG GCTCTGGAATCAAAACCATTGCTACATTTAAATCTGGACAGGGGAAGTGCAATCTGAAGCGGAGTCAGGAAAATCTTGCACAGAGCTTCAAAACCACCCTGTCAG ACAAAAGAGCCACTGAGAACGTCCAGTTCAGCTTTGTTAGCCTGCACTGTGCCTCTTCAAGCAGACAGCACCGTAGTCGCCACGGGCGGAAGGCCGGCGAGGAGGAAGGGTCCTCCATCACTGCCCAGTTTGAGCTGGATGTGAACCTGGAGGAGGTAACAG CAGAGGGCTGTGACCTGGCATGTGTTCGGCGGCGCTCTGAGAAGCGGCTTAGAAAGACTATACGCACTCTTCGGAAGTCCATTAACCGGGAGCAGTTTCACCTGCACTTCGCCGGATCGGAGTACGAGCTGGCTAAGAAACTCGTCCGTCCCGCGGACCCACCAGACCACTGCGGCACCGGACAGATCCTGCTCGACAAGAAATGTG TCAAATGCAGCGTTGGCACGTACTACGATGGAGAGCAGGGGAGGTGCTTTCTTTGCCCCCCTGGGACGTACCAAGATGAAGAGGGGCAGGTGTCGTGTGACGTGTGCCCGGGACCCGAGGGCAGGGGAATCCCAAGAACCCCTGGAGCACGCAACATCTCGGAGTGTGGAG gTCAGTGCCGTCCTGGTCAGTTCTCCCATGATGGTTTTGTGCCCTGTCTGTCCTGCCCACAAGGCACCTATCAGCCTGAGGTCGGCCGAACTTCCTGTTTCCCATGTGGAGGAAGCCTCACAACCAAATATGATGGTTCTGTGTCCTTCCAAGACTGTGAGACTAAAG TTCAGTGCTCACCTGGGCATTATTATAATACCAGCACCCACCGCTGTATCCGTTGCCCCATTGGAACCTATCAGATGGAGTTTGGCCAAAACTACTGCATTGCCTGCCCTGGAAACACTACTACTGATTTTGACGGATCCACAAACATTATGCAGTGCAAAA ACAGACACTGTGGAGGAGAGCTGGGAGAATTCACCGGCTATATCGAATCTCCCAACTACCCTGGCAACTACCCGGCCAACATCGAATGCACCTGGACCATCACCCCTCCTCCCAAGCGCAGAATCCTCGTTGTGGTACCTGAGATCTACCTTCCTATTGAGGACGAGTGTGGGGACTATTTGGTCATGCGGAAGAGTT CTCTGCCCAATTCAGTGACGACTTATGAGACTTGCCAGACGTATGAGCGACCCATCGCCTTCACCTCCCGCTCCAAGAAACTCTGGATCCAGTTCCGCTCCAATGAAGGAAACAGTGGAAAAGGCTTCCAAGTGCCATATGTAACGTACGATG AGGACTATCAGGAGCTCATTGAGGACATTGTTAGGGACGGACGGTTATATGCCTCTGAGAATCATCAAGAAATCCTTAAG GACAAGAAGCTTATGAAGGCCCTGTTTGATGTCCTGGCCCATCCGCAAAACTTCTTTAACTATACTGCACAAGAGTCTAGAGAAATGTTTCCAAAATCATTCATCAGATTTCTCCGCTCCAAAGTTTTGAGATTC
- the scube2 gene encoding signal peptide, CUB and EGF-like domain-containing protein 2 isoform X4: MGAVWTARLLCLFLLLLNTRQSAAVPHNTDSDQCADGSDACHIDAICQNTPTSYKCTCKTGFKGDGKHCEDIDECDLEYNGGCVHECNNIPGNYRCTCLDGFHLAHDGHNCLDVDECVFNNGGCQHVCVNTMGSYECRCKEGFFLSDNQHTCIHRSVEGLSCMNKEHGCAHICKETPKGGVACECRPGFELAKNQRGCILTCNHGNGGCQHICEDTEQGPICRCHVRYTLHTDGRACVERDETAPTTPDHNATSLAEVDKRVKRRLLMETCAVNNGGCDSTCKDTSTGVRCSCPVGFTLQPDGKSCKDIDECELHNGGCDHYCRNTIGSFECNCRKGFKLLTDERSCQDIDECFFERTCDHTCVNSPGSFQCVCNKGYTLYGLAHCGDINECSLNNGGCEHTCENTMGGFECHCHAGHKLHWNKKDCIAEDSALVPPPARPTLNCSKQGGGELCYLTCKSQVHISSGAEDSYTVTCGMPLPCHAGGQWKGNGSHCQGSGIKTIATFKSGQGKCNLKRSQENLAQSFKTTLSDKRATENVQFSFVSLHCASSSRQHRSRHGRKAGEEEGSSITAQFELDVNLEEVTAEGCDLACVRRRSEKRLRKTIRTLRKSINREQFHLHFAGSEYELAKKLVRPADPPDHCGTGQILLDKKCVKCSVGTYYDGEQGRCFLCPPGTYQDEEGQVSCDVCPGPEGRGIPRTPGARNISECGGQCRPGQFSHDGFVPCLSCPQGTYQPEVGRTSCFPCGGSLTTKYDGSVSFQDCETKVQCSPGHYYNTSTHRCIRCPIGTYQMEFGQNYCIACPGNTTTDFDGSTNIMQCKNRHCGGELGEFTGYIESPNYPGNYPANIECTWTITPPPKRRILVVVPEIYLPIEDECGDYLVMRKSSLPNSVTTYETCQTYERPIAFTSRSKKLWIQFRSNEGNSGKGFQVPYVTYDEDYQELIEDIVRDGRLYASENHQEILKDKKLMKALFDVLAHPQNFFNYTAQESREMFPKSFIRFLRSKVLRFLRP; encoded by the exons ATGGGAGCTGTTTGGACTGCACGGCtcctctgtttgtttttgctcttgTTAAATACTCGCCAAAGCGCCGCAGTTCCTCACAACACTG ATTCAGATCAGTGCGCAGACGGAAGCGATGCCTGTCACATTGATGCTATTTGTCAGAATACCCCGACTTCATACAAGTGCACTTGTAAAACAGGATTTAAAGGGGACGGGAAACATTGTGAAG ACATTGATGAATGTGATCTGGAATACAATGGCGGCTGTGTACACGAATGTAACAACATACCCGGCAATTACCGCTGTACTTGCCTTGATGGCTTTCATTTGGCACATGATGGACACAACTGTCTAG ATGTGGATGAATGCGTCTTCAACAATGGTGGCTGTCAGCATGTATGTGTCAACACCATGGGAAGCTATGAGTGCCGCTGCAAGGAAGGCTTTTTCCTGAGTGACAATCAACACACATGCATCCATCGCTCCGTGG AAGGCCTGAGCTGCATGAATAAAGAACACGGCTGTGCTCACATCTGTAAGGAAACACCCAAAGGTGGCGTCGCCTGTGAGTGCCGGCCGGGTTTTGAGCTGGCCAAGAACCAGCGGGGCTGCATCC TGACCTGTAACCACGGCAATGGGGGCTGCCAGCACATCTGTGAGGACACGGAGCAGGGGCCCATCTGCAGGTGTCACGTCAGGTACACCCTGCACACAGATGGCAGAGCCTGTGTAG AAAGGGATGAAACGGCCCCCACCACCCCTGATCACAATGCCACGTCCTTGGCCGAGGTAGACAAACGAGTTAAGCGTCGACTGCTTATGG AGACGTGTGCGGTGAATAACGGAGGCTGTGACAGCACCTGTAAGGACACATCCACAGGTGTACGCTGCAGCTGCCCAGTAGGATTTACTCTTCAACCTGATGGCAAGTCCTGCAAAG acATTGATGAGTGTGAGCTCCATAACGGTGGCTGTGACCACTACTGCAGGAACACCATTGGCAGTTTCGAATGTAACTGTCGTAAAGGCTTCAAACTGCTGACGGACGAGCGTTCGTGCCAGG ATATTGACGAGTGCTTTTTCGAGAGGACGTGCGACCACACTTGTGTAAACTCACCTGGTAGTTTCCAGTGTGTTTGCAACAAGGGCTACACGCTTTATGGGCTTGCCCATTGTGGAG ACATAAACGAATGTAGTTTGAACAATGGAGGATGTGAACACACCTGTGAAAACACCATGGGAGGCTTTGAGTGCCACTGTCATGCTGGTCACAAGCTGCACTGGAACAAGAAAGACTGTATCG CAGAGGACTCTGCACTAGTGCCGCCACCTGCCAGGCCCACTCTTAACTGCAGTAAGCAGGGAGGGGGTGAGCTCTGCTACCTGACCTGCAAGTCGCAGGTTCATATCAGCAGTG GAGCTGAAGATTCATACACCGTGACCTGTGGCATGCCCCTGCCGTGCCACGCGGGAGGACAGTGGAAAGGGAACGGCTCACATTGTCAAG GCTCTGGAATCAAAACCATTGCTACATTTAAATCTGGACAGGGGAAGTGCAATCTGAAGCGGAGTCAGGAAAATCTTGCACAGAGCTTCAAAACCACCCTGTCAG ACAAAAGAGCCACTGAGAACGTCCAGTTCAGCTTTGTTAGCCTGCACTGTGCCTCTTCAAGCAGACAGCACCGTAGTCGCCACGGGCGGAAGGCCGGCGAGGAGGAAGGGTCCTCCATCACTGCCCAGTTTGAGCTGGATGTGAACCTGGAGGAGGTAACAG CAGAGGGCTGTGACCTGGCATGTGTTCGGCGGCGCTCTGAGAAGCGGCTTAGAAAGACTATACGCACTCTTCGGAAGTCCATTAACCGGGAGCAGTTTCACCTGCACTTCGCCGGATCGGAGTACGAGCTGGCTAAGAAACTCGTCCGTCCCGCGGACCCACCAGACCACTGCGGCACCGGACAGATCCTGCTCGACAAGAAATGTG TCAAATGCAGCGTTGGCACGTACTACGATGGAGAGCAGGGGAGGTGCTTTCTTTGCCCCCCTGGGACGTACCAAGATGAAGAGGGGCAGGTGTCGTGTGACGTGTGCCCGGGACCCGAGGGCAGGGGAATCCCAAGAACCCCTGGAGCACGCAACATCTCGGAGTGTGGAG gTCAGTGCCGTCCTGGTCAGTTCTCCCATGATGGTTTTGTGCCCTGTCTGTCCTGCCCACAAGGCACCTATCAGCCTGAGGTCGGCCGAACTTCCTGTTTCCCATGTGGAGGAAGCCTCACAACCAAATATGATGGTTCTGTGTCCTTCCAAGACTGTGAGACTAAAG TTCAGTGCTCACCTGGGCATTATTATAATACCAGCACCCACCGCTGTATCCGTTGCCCCATTGGAACCTATCAGATGGAGTTTGGCCAAAACTACTGCATTGCCTGCCCTGGAAACACTACTACTGATTTTGACGGATCCACAAACATTATGCAGTGCAAAA ACAGACACTGTGGAGGAGAGCTGGGAGAATTCACCGGCTATATCGAATCTCCCAACTACCCTGGCAACTACCCGGCCAACATCGAATGCACCTGGACCATCACCCCTCCTCCCAAGCGCAGAATCCTCGTTGTGGTACCTGAGATCTACCTTCCTATTGAGGACGAGTGTGGGGACTATTTGGTCATGCGGAAGAGTT CTCTGCCCAATTCAGTGACGACTTATGAGACTTGCCAGACGTATGAGCGACCCATCGCCTTCACCTCCCGCTCCAAGAAACTCTGGATCCAGTTCCGCTCCAATGAAGGAAACAGTGGAAAAGGCTTCCAAGTGCCATATGTAACGTACGATG AGGACTATCAGGAGCTCATTGAGGACATTGTTAGGGACGGACGGTTATATGCCTCTGAGAATCATCAAGAAATCCTTAAG GACAAGAAGCTTATGAAGGCCCTGTTTGATGTCCTGGCCCATCCGCAAAACTTCTTTAACTATACTGCACAAGAGTCTAGAGAAATGTTTCCAAAATCATTCATCAGATTTCTCCGCTCCAAAGTTTTGAGATTC
- the scube2 gene encoding signal peptide, CUB and EGF-like domain-containing protein 2 isoform X8, with product MGAVWTARLLCLFLLLLNTRQSAAVPHNTDSDQCADGSDACHIDAICQNTPTSYKCTCKTGFKGDGKHCEDIDECDLEYNGGCVHECNNIPGNYRCTCLDGFHLAHDGHNCLDVDECVFNNGGCQHVCVNTMGSYECRCKEGFFLSDNQHTCIHRSVEGLSCMNKEHGCAHICKETPKGGVACECRPGFELAKNQRGCILTCNHGNGGCQHICEDTEQGPICRCHVRYTLHTDGRACVERDETAPTTPDHNATSLAEVDKRVKRRLLMETCAVNNGGCDSTCKDTSTGVRCSCPVGFTLQPDGKSCKDIDECELHNGGCDHYCRNTIGSFECNCRKGFKLLTDERSCQDIDECFFERTCDHTCVNSPGSFQCVCNKGYTLYGLAHCGDINECSLNNGGCEHTCENTMGGFECHCHAGHKLHWNKKDCIEGCDLACVRRRSEKRLRKTIRTLRKSINREQFHLHFAGSEYELAKKLVRPADPPDHCGTGQILLDKKCVKCSVGTYYDGEQGRCFLCPPGTYQDEEGQVSCDVCPGPEGRGIPRTPGARNISECGGQCRPGQFSHDGFVPCLSCPQGTYQPEVGRTSCFPCGGSLTTKYDGSVSFQDCETKVQCSPGHYYNTSTHRCIRCPIGTYQMEFGQNYCIACPGNTTTDFDGSTNIMQCKNRHCGGELGEFTGYIESPNYPGNYPANIECTWTITPPPKRRILVVVPEIYLPIEDECGDYLVMRKSSLPNSVTTYETCQTYERPIAFTSRSKKLWIQFRSNEGNSGKGFQVPYVTYDEDYQELIEDIVRDGRLYASENHQEILKDKKLMKALFDVLAHPQNFFNYTAQESREMFPKSFIRFLRSKVLRFLRP from the exons ATGGGAGCTGTTTGGACTGCACGGCtcctctgtttgtttttgctcttgTTAAATACTCGCCAAAGCGCCGCAGTTCCTCACAACACTG ATTCAGATCAGTGCGCAGACGGAAGCGATGCCTGTCACATTGATGCTATTTGTCAGAATACCCCGACTTCATACAAGTGCACTTGTAAAACAGGATTTAAAGGGGACGGGAAACATTGTGAAG ACATTGATGAATGTGATCTGGAATACAATGGCGGCTGTGTACACGAATGTAACAACATACCCGGCAATTACCGCTGTACTTGCCTTGATGGCTTTCATTTGGCACATGATGGACACAACTGTCTAG ATGTGGATGAATGCGTCTTCAACAATGGTGGCTGTCAGCATGTATGTGTCAACACCATGGGAAGCTATGAGTGCCGCTGCAAGGAAGGCTTTTTCCTGAGTGACAATCAACACACATGCATCCATCGCTCCGTGG AAGGCCTGAGCTGCATGAATAAAGAACACGGCTGTGCTCACATCTGTAAGGAAACACCCAAAGGTGGCGTCGCCTGTGAGTGCCGGCCGGGTTTTGAGCTGGCCAAGAACCAGCGGGGCTGCATCC TGACCTGTAACCACGGCAATGGGGGCTGCCAGCACATCTGTGAGGACACGGAGCAGGGGCCCATCTGCAGGTGTCACGTCAGGTACACCCTGCACACAGATGGCAGAGCCTGTGTAG AAAGGGATGAAACGGCCCCCACCACCCCTGATCACAATGCCACGTCCTTGGCCGAGGTAGACAAACGAGTTAAGCGTCGACTGCTTATGG AGACGTGTGCGGTGAATAACGGAGGCTGTGACAGCACCTGTAAGGACACATCCACAGGTGTACGCTGCAGCTGCCCAGTAGGATTTACTCTTCAACCTGATGGCAAGTCCTGCAAAG acATTGATGAGTGTGAGCTCCATAACGGTGGCTGTGACCACTACTGCAGGAACACCATTGGCAGTTTCGAATGTAACTGTCGTAAAGGCTTCAAACTGCTGACGGACGAGCGTTCGTGCCAGG ATATTGACGAGTGCTTTTTCGAGAGGACGTGCGACCACACTTGTGTAAACTCACCTGGTAGTTTCCAGTGTGTTTGCAACAAGGGCTACACGCTTTATGGGCTTGCCCATTGTGGAG ACATAAACGAATGTAGTTTGAACAATGGAGGATGTGAACACACCTGTGAAAACACCATGGGAGGCTTTGAGTGCCACTGTCATGCTGGTCACAAGCTGCACTGGAACAAGAAAGACTGTATCG AGGGCTGTGACCTGGCATGTGTTCGGCGGCGCTCTGAGAAGCGGCTTAGAAAGACTATACGCACTCTTCGGAAGTCCATTAACCGGGAGCAGTTTCACCTGCACTTCGCCGGATCGGAGTACGAGCTGGCTAAGAAACTCGTCCGTCCCGCGGACCCACCAGACCACTGCGGCACCGGACAGATCCTGCTCGACAAGAAATGTG TCAAATGCAGCGTTGGCACGTACTACGATGGAGAGCAGGGGAGGTGCTTTCTTTGCCCCCCTGGGACGTACCAAGATGAAGAGGGGCAGGTGTCGTGTGACGTGTGCCCGGGACCCGAGGGCAGGGGAATCCCAAGAACCCCTGGAGCACGCAACATCTCGGAGTGTGGAG gTCAGTGCCGTCCTGGTCAGTTCTCCCATGATGGTTTTGTGCCCTGTCTGTCCTGCCCACAAGGCACCTATCAGCCTGAGGTCGGCCGAACTTCCTGTTTCCCATGTGGAGGAAGCCTCACAACCAAATATGATGGTTCTGTGTCCTTCCAAGACTGTGAGACTAAAG TTCAGTGCTCACCTGGGCATTATTATAATACCAGCACCCACCGCTGTATCCGTTGCCCCATTGGAACCTATCAGATGGAGTTTGGCCAAAACTACTGCATTGCCTGCCCTGGAAACACTACTACTGATTTTGACGGATCCACAAACATTATGCAGTGCAAAA ACAGACACTGTGGAGGAGAGCTGGGAGAATTCACCGGCTATATCGAATCTCCCAACTACCCTGGCAACTACCCGGCCAACATCGAATGCACCTGGACCATCACCCCTCCTCCCAAGCGCAGAATCCTCGTTGTGGTACCTGAGATCTACCTTCCTATTGAGGACGAGTGTGGGGACTATTTGGTCATGCGGAAGAGTT CTCTGCCCAATTCAGTGACGACTTATGAGACTTGCCAGACGTATGAGCGACCCATCGCCTTCACCTCCCGCTCCAAGAAACTCTGGATCCAGTTCCGCTCCAATGAAGGAAACAGTGGAAAAGGCTTCCAAGTGCCATATGTAACGTACGATG AGGACTATCAGGAGCTCATTGAGGACATTGTTAGGGACGGACGGTTATATGCCTCTGAGAATCATCAAGAAATCCTTAAG GACAAGAAGCTTATGAAGGCCCTGTTTGATGTCCTGGCCCATCCGCAAAACTTCTTTAACTATACTGCACAAGAGTCTAGAGAAATGTTTCCAAAATCATTCATCAGATTTCTCCGCTCCAAAGTTTTGAGATTC